A portion of the Calothrix sp. 336/3 genome contains these proteins:
- a CDS encoding Mo-dependent nitrogenase C-terminal domain-containing protein yields the protein MKSRAVQSTYSNEQISAWLRGLLTIAWADGDFDDQERQLISSITQEELVPEISLENLEAIEPEDLAAVLGKETPAAENFLRTAVMVAIADGTYSKSEDYLLHQLCDALGEPINLLESLRYTLEHPEAISPGNITAPSKKQATALEPLREWLDGLDIEDPRVAHFLCKMIPSQCPFERDITLFGRKIVHIPPLCKLNPLYEQLVGLRFRALSYLADDCGEDVTPYI from the coding sequence ATGAAAAGTCGTGCGGTTCAATCCACGTACAGTAATGAACAAATCAGTGCTTGGTTGCGAGGATTACTAACGATCGCCTGGGCAGATGGTGATTTTGATGACCAAGAGCGACAGCTAATCAGTAGTATTACTCAAGAGGAATTAGTCCCAGAAATTAGTTTGGAAAACCTCGAGGCAATCGAACCAGAGGATTTAGCAGCAGTATTGGGTAAGGAAACTCCCGCCGCAGAAAACTTTTTACGCACAGCTGTTATGGTGGCGATCGCCGATGGAACCTACTCCAAAAGTGAAGATTATTTACTGCACCAACTCTGTGACGCTTTGGGAGAACCCATCAACCTGCTAGAATCCCTACGATATACCCTAGAGCATCCAGAAGCTATCTCACCGGGCAACATCACTGCACCCAGTAAAAAACAAGCAACTGCCCTAGAACCCCTCAGAGAATGGCTCGATGGCTTAGATATCGAAGACCCCAGAGTTGCTCATTTCCTCTGTAAAATGATACCCTCACAATGTCCCTTCGAGCGCGACATCACCCTTTTTGGACGTAAAATAGTTCATATCCCTCCCCTATGTAAACTCAACCCCCTGTACGAACAACTTGTAGGATTGCGTTTTCGTGCCCTTTCTTATTTAGCTGATGATTGTGGCGAAGACGTTACCCCCTATATTTAA